AAGCCGACGGAGTAAAAACCGACCAGAGAAAGCCGATAAAAAAAGAAATCAAGATCAGCCTCAGTGAGCGCAATCGCATAAAACACACCGTAACTTTATTAAAAGTATAAGCAACTTTTAACTTCAGCTTACCGAAATTTCCCTGTGAATTGATTAGAGAGTTGGATTTAATTTTGCAATAATTGTAAAAATAGACTCTCACTTGCTATTAGCCTATGAATCCAGATGAGATTGAAGCAGCCTTGCAAACAGCCTTTAGTCGTTGTGATGCAGCCCGCTGTCCTCTCACTGATATGCAGAAACAAATATTACTGCAAATAGTCGAGCAAATTCAGAGAAACTCAACTAGTATATTAGATACTGCTAATCCTTTGGATGAACTCACCCCAGAGGAGTTGGAAGCGTTTTTAGAGTTCGTCAAAGCCGAGGAAGAACAAAACCGCACGTGGAAGGTGCAGTTGCTTAATGATTGGCTTTTGTGCCAAGATTCGGGAAAGGTGCAGTTTATCCGCCAACGTTATGGTTTGCAGTGGTTAAATCGGGTGGAAACATACCATTTTGATAAGTATTCTTATTTGGAAGAAGCACTAAAGTTAAGAATAGGCGATCGCATTGAAGTTTCTAATGCGCTGTGGGAATGGATACCAGAGGATGACTCCTATGAGCGGGAATGGTTTCCTTGTATGGTGATTAAAGTTGATGAATTTCGTGATGGTAATGATGTTTTTACCAATTGCCAGATTCGCTTTTTTAATGGTACTGAGTATGAGATTCAAGGCGTTTATGAATGGAATCGTTATAATTGGCGTTGGCCGCAGACGTAGATAAGGCGGTAGGTGTGAAAAAAGAATAATTCAAGCCAGTAGTTCTGTTAGCTTCCACCACACCCTCCCGGAAATCAATTTCCGGGCTAATAGCTCAAGTGCGTTAAAACGCACTCTGATTAAATCAGAATCAAATTACAATTTATCTGTAAAATAGAATAAATCAAGCTTAAATAGTCGGTTAAAACCGACTTTAGCTTTTAGACAGGGAATTTATTCCCTGGCTTTTGTTGATATCACCTCACCAATTGCATAGCATCATTAAAAAACTGCCGACATAAACCTTTAGTTACAAAAATCGTCGTCAACAAATTGACCACAGCCACCATAAAAATAATTAAAATTTCATAAGATACAGCTTCTAAAGCCGATACTCCGGCTAATAACTGTCCACTGGTAAAAGTCGGTATTATCACCATCCCAATTAGCATCATTTGATTTAAAGTGGGAACAAATGCAGCTTTAATTGCATCTTTGCGGTATAGACTTACTGCTTGCTGGGGAGTTGCGCCTAAACTGAGGTGAGTTTCTATTTCCGTGGGAAATTGGTTAATGCTGCTAACTAGCCGTTCTCCTGCCACTGCTGCGGCGTTCATGGCATTAGCAAGCAATATACCACCAAGGGGAATTAAATAACGTGGTTCATACCATCTGTCTGGTTGAATAATCAAAAAATTGGTATACAGCAACGTTAAAGACGTACTTGCAAAAATTGCTACCCAGACTAAAGGTAGTACCAGAGGAATTTTTTGGCTGATGCGATTTCGTGCGACAATCGCCGTAATTGTGAGAATGATTGTTAGAATTCCCACAACAGCCCAAACATTGTCAACAGCCAAAATGAAGTCTAAAACGTATCCTAATACTATAAGTTGGAGGATGGTTCTACAGGTGGCTAATGCTAAGTTTAACTCTAGTCCTAACTTTTCCCAAGCAGATAAACCAATAGCGATCGCCATTAAAGCCACTGCTAAAACCAAATCCACAATATCTAGTTTAATCAAATCCGGCATGGTTTCTCTATTTCCTGGGATAGTCTACAGACAGGAGGAGTGG
This Anabaena sphaerica FACHB-251 DNA region includes the following protein-coding sequences:
- a CDS encoding ABC transporter permease; protein product: MPDLIKLDIVDLVLAVALMAIAIGLSAWEKLGLELNLALATCRTILQLIVLGYVLDFILAVDNVWAVVGILTIILTITAIVARNRISQKIPLVLPLVWVAIFASTSLTLLYTNFLIIQPDRWYEPRYLIPLGGILLANAMNAAAVAGERLVSSINQFPTEIETHLSLGATPQQAVSLYRKDAIKAAFVPTLNQMMLIGMVIIPTFTSGQLLAGVSALEAVSYEILIIFMVAVVNLLTTIFVTKGLCRQFFNDAMQLVR